The Camelus ferus isolate YT-003-E chromosome 4, BCGSAC_Cfer_1.0, whole genome shotgun sequence genome has a segment encoding these proteins:
- the GBGT1 gene encoding globoside alpha-1,3-N-acetylgalactosaminyltransferase 1 isoform X3: MKLQYKGEEPSQPVAQSQYPQPKLLEQKHTRLLTLTPWLAPIVSEGTFDPELLHHIYQPLNLTIGLTVFAVGKYTQFVQHFLESAERFFMQGYRVRYYVFTDDPTALPRVPLGPGRLLSIVPIKRHSHWEEISTRRMETISQHIAESVHREVDYLFCVDVDMVFRNPWGPETLGDLVAAIHPGYFTVPRQQFPYERRHVSTAFVADGEGDFYYGGAVFGGRVARVYEFTRGCHMGILADKANGIMAVWQEESHLNRRFISHKPSKVLSPEYLWDDRKPQPPSLKLIRFSTLDKDTNWLRS; encoded by the exons ATGAAGCTGCAGTACAAGGGTGAGGAGCCGTCCCAGCCCGTGGCACA GTCACAGTACCCTCAGCCCAAGCTGCTGGAGCAGAA GCACACCAGGCTACTGACACTCACACCCTGGTTGGCGCCCATCGTCTCTGAGGGAACCTTCGACCCTGAGCTTCTGCATCACATCTACCAGCCGCTGAACCTGACCATCGGGCTCACAGTGTTTGCCGTGGGGAA GTACACCCAATTCGTCCAGCACTTCCTGGAGTCGGCCGAACGCTTCTTCATGCAGGGTTACCGAGTGCGCTACTATGTCTTCACCGATGACCCCACGGCCCTTCCTCGGGTCCCGCTGGGCCCCGGCCGCCTCCTCAGCATCGTCCCCATCAAGAGGCACTCCCACTGGGAGGAGATCTCCACACGCCGGATGGAGACCATCAGCCAGCACATTGCAGAGAGTGTGCACCGGGAGGTAGACTACCTGTTCTGCGTCGATGTGGACATGGTATTCCGGAACCCATGGGGCCCGGAGACCTTAGGGGACCTGGTGGCTGCCATTCACCCAGGCTACTTCACTGTACCCCGCCAGCAGTTCCCCTACGAGCGCAGGCATGTTTCCACTGCCTTTGTGGCTGATGGCGAGGGGGACTTCTATTATGGTGGGGCGGTCTTTGGGGGGCGGGTGGCCAGGGTGTACGAGTTTACCAGGGGCTGCCACATGGGCATCCTGGCGGACAAGGCCAATGGCATCATGGCAGTCTGGCAGGAGGAGAGCCACCTGAACCGCCGCTTCATCTCACACAAGCCCTCCAAAGTGCTGTCCCCCGAGTACCTCTGGGATGACAGGaagccccagcctcccagcctgaAGCTGATCCGCTTTTCTACACTGGACAAGGACACCAACTGGCTAAGAAGCTGA
- the GBGT1 gene encoding globoside alpha-1,3-N-acetylgalactosaminyltransferase 1 isoform X4, protein MKLQYKGEEPSQPVAQHTRLLTLTPWLAPIVSEGTFDPELLHHIYQPLNLTIGLTVFAVGKYTQFVQHFLESAERFFMQGYRVRYYVFTDDPTALPRVPLGPGRLLSIVPIKRHSHWEEISTRRMETISQHIAESVHREVDYLFCVDVDMVFRNPWGPETLGDLVAAIHPGYFTVPRQQFPYERRHVSTAFVADGEGDFYYGGAVFGGRVARVYEFTRGCHMGILADKANGIMAVWQEESHLNRRFISHKPSKVLSPEYLWDDRKPQPPSLKLIRFSTLDKDTNWLRS, encoded by the exons ATGAAGCTGCAGTACAAGGGTGAGGAGCCGTCCCAGCCCGTGGCACA GCACACCAGGCTACTGACACTCACACCCTGGTTGGCGCCCATCGTCTCTGAGGGAACCTTCGACCCTGAGCTTCTGCATCACATCTACCAGCCGCTGAACCTGACCATCGGGCTCACAGTGTTTGCCGTGGGGAA GTACACCCAATTCGTCCAGCACTTCCTGGAGTCGGCCGAACGCTTCTTCATGCAGGGTTACCGAGTGCGCTACTATGTCTTCACCGATGACCCCACGGCCCTTCCTCGGGTCCCGCTGGGCCCCGGCCGCCTCCTCAGCATCGTCCCCATCAAGAGGCACTCCCACTGGGAGGAGATCTCCACACGCCGGATGGAGACCATCAGCCAGCACATTGCAGAGAGTGTGCACCGGGAGGTAGACTACCTGTTCTGCGTCGATGTGGACATGGTATTCCGGAACCCATGGGGCCCGGAGACCTTAGGGGACCTGGTGGCTGCCATTCACCCAGGCTACTTCACTGTACCCCGCCAGCAGTTCCCCTACGAGCGCAGGCATGTTTCCACTGCCTTTGTGGCTGATGGCGAGGGGGACTTCTATTATGGTGGGGCGGTCTTTGGGGGGCGGGTGGCCAGGGTGTACGAGTTTACCAGGGGCTGCCACATGGGCATCCTGGCGGACAAGGCCAATGGCATCATGGCAGTCTGGCAGGAGGAGAGCCACCTGAACCGCCGCTTCATCTCACACAAGCCCTCCAAAGTGCTGTCCCCCGAGTACCTCTGGGATGACAGGaagccccagcctcccagcctgaAGCTGATCCGCTTTTCTACACTGGACAAGGACACCAACTGGCTAAGAAGCTGA
- the GBGT1 gene encoding globoside alpha-1,3-N-acetylgalactosaminyltransferase 1 isoform X1 encodes MLHPKMHCPRLALGLGFCLLVGMALYCLWVYVESSLPVSYVPYYLPCPSIFNMKLQYKGEEPSQPVAQSQYPQPKLLEQKHTRLLTLTPWLAPIVSEGTFDPELLHHIYQPLNLTIGLTVFAVGKYTQFVQHFLESAERFFMQGYRVRYYVFTDDPTALPRVPLGPGRLLSIVPIKRHSHWEEISTRRMETISQHIAESVHREVDYLFCVDVDMVFRNPWGPETLGDLVAAIHPGYFTVPRQQFPYERRHVSTAFVADGEGDFYYGGAVFGGRVARVYEFTRGCHMGILADKANGIMAVWQEESHLNRRFISHKPSKVLSPEYLWDDRKPQPPSLKLIRFSTLDKDTNWLRS; translated from the exons ATGCTGCACCCCAAGATGCACTGCCCCAGGCTAGCCCTGGGCCTGGGATTCTGCCTGCTGGTGGGCATGGCCCTCTACTGTCTGTG GGTGTATGTGGAGAGCTCACTGCCGGTCTCGTACGTCCCCTATTATCTCCCCTGCCCATCGATCTT CAACATGAAGCTGCAGTACAAGGGTGAGGAGCCGTCCCAGCCCGTGGCACA GTCACAGTACCCTCAGCCCAAGCTGCTGGAGCAGAA GCACACCAGGCTACTGACACTCACACCCTGGTTGGCGCCCATCGTCTCTGAGGGAACCTTCGACCCTGAGCTTCTGCATCACATCTACCAGCCGCTGAACCTGACCATCGGGCTCACAGTGTTTGCCGTGGGGAA GTACACCCAATTCGTCCAGCACTTCCTGGAGTCGGCCGAACGCTTCTTCATGCAGGGTTACCGAGTGCGCTACTATGTCTTCACCGATGACCCCACGGCCCTTCCTCGGGTCCCGCTGGGCCCCGGCCGCCTCCTCAGCATCGTCCCCATCAAGAGGCACTCCCACTGGGAGGAGATCTCCACACGCCGGATGGAGACCATCAGCCAGCACATTGCAGAGAGTGTGCACCGGGAGGTAGACTACCTGTTCTGCGTCGATGTGGACATGGTATTCCGGAACCCATGGGGCCCGGAGACCTTAGGGGACCTGGTGGCTGCCATTCACCCAGGCTACTTCACTGTACCCCGCCAGCAGTTCCCCTACGAGCGCAGGCATGTTTCCACTGCCTTTGTGGCTGATGGCGAGGGGGACTTCTATTATGGTGGGGCGGTCTTTGGGGGGCGGGTGGCCAGGGTGTACGAGTTTACCAGGGGCTGCCACATGGGCATCCTGGCGGACAAGGCCAATGGCATCATGGCAGTCTGGCAGGAGGAGAGCCACCTGAACCGCCGCTTCATCTCACACAAGCCCTCCAAAGTGCTGTCCCCCGAGTACCTCTGGGATGACAGGaagccccagcctcccagcctgaAGCTGATCCGCTTTTCTACACTGGACAAGGACACCAACTGGCTAAGAAGCTGA
- the GBGT1 gene encoding globoside alpha-1,3-N-acetylgalactosaminyltransferase 1 isoform X2 has product MLHPKMHCPRLALGLGFCLLVGMALYCLWVYVESSLPVSYVPYYLPCPSIFNMKLQYKGEEPSQPVAQHTRLLTLTPWLAPIVSEGTFDPELLHHIYQPLNLTIGLTVFAVGKYTQFVQHFLESAERFFMQGYRVRYYVFTDDPTALPRVPLGPGRLLSIVPIKRHSHWEEISTRRMETISQHIAESVHREVDYLFCVDVDMVFRNPWGPETLGDLVAAIHPGYFTVPRQQFPYERRHVSTAFVADGEGDFYYGGAVFGGRVARVYEFTRGCHMGILADKANGIMAVWQEESHLNRRFISHKPSKVLSPEYLWDDRKPQPPSLKLIRFSTLDKDTNWLRS; this is encoded by the exons ATGCTGCACCCCAAGATGCACTGCCCCAGGCTAGCCCTGGGCCTGGGATTCTGCCTGCTGGTGGGCATGGCCCTCTACTGTCTGTG GGTGTATGTGGAGAGCTCACTGCCGGTCTCGTACGTCCCCTATTATCTCCCCTGCCCATCGATCTT CAACATGAAGCTGCAGTACAAGGGTGAGGAGCCGTCCCAGCCCGTGGCACA GCACACCAGGCTACTGACACTCACACCCTGGTTGGCGCCCATCGTCTCTGAGGGAACCTTCGACCCTGAGCTTCTGCATCACATCTACCAGCCGCTGAACCTGACCATCGGGCTCACAGTGTTTGCCGTGGGGAA GTACACCCAATTCGTCCAGCACTTCCTGGAGTCGGCCGAACGCTTCTTCATGCAGGGTTACCGAGTGCGCTACTATGTCTTCACCGATGACCCCACGGCCCTTCCTCGGGTCCCGCTGGGCCCCGGCCGCCTCCTCAGCATCGTCCCCATCAAGAGGCACTCCCACTGGGAGGAGATCTCCACACGCCGGATGGAGACCATCAGCCAGCACATTGCAGAGAGTGTGCACCGGGAGGTAGACTACCTGTTCTGCGTCGATGTGGACATGGTATTCCGGAACCCATGGGGCCCGGAGACCTTAGGGGACCTGGTGGCTGCCATTCACCCAGGCTACTTCACTGTACCCCGCCAGCAGTTCCCCTACGAGCGCAGGCATGTTTCCACTGCCTTTGTGGCTGATGGCGAGGGGGACTTCTATTATGGTGGGGCGGTCTTTGGGGGGCGGGTGGCCAGGGTGTACGAGTTTACCAGGGGCTGCCACATGGGCATCCTGGCGGACAAGGCCAATGGCATCATGGCAGTCTGGCAGGAGGAGAGCCACCTGAACCGCCGCTTCATCTCACACAAGCCCTCCAAAGTGCTGTCCCCCGAGTACCTCTGGGATGACAGGaagccccagcctcccagcctgaAGCTGATCCGCTTTTCTACACTGGACAAGGACACCAACTGGCTAAGAAGCTGA
- the GBGT1 gene encoding globoside alpha-1,3-N-acetylgalactosaminyltransferase 1 isoform X5, which yields MQGYRVRYYVFTDDPTALPRVPLGPGRLLSIVPIKRHSHWEEISTRRMETISQHIAESVHREVDYLFCVDVDMVFRNPWGPETLGDLVAAIHPGYFTVPRQQFPYERRHVSTAFVADGEGDFYYGGAVFGGRVARVYEFTRGCHMGILADKANGIMAVWQEESHLNRRFISHKPSKVLSPEYLWDDRKPQPPSLKLIRFSTLDKDTNWLRS from the coding sequence ATGCAGGGTTACCGAGTGCGCTACTATGTCTTCACCGATGACCCCACGGCCCTTCCTCGGGTCCCGCTGGGCCCCGGCCGCCTCCTCAGCATCGTCCCCATCAAGAGGCACTCCCACTGGGAGGAGATCTCCACACGCCGGATGGAGACCATCAGCCAGCACATTGCAGAGAGTGTGCACCGGGAGGTAGACTACCTGTTCTGCGTCGATGTGGACATGGTATTCCGGAACCCATGGGGCCCGGAGACCTTAGGGGACCTGGTGGCTGCCATTCACCCAGGCTACTTCACTGTACCCCGCCAGCAGTTCCCCTACGAGCGCAGGCATGTTTCCACTGCCTTTGTGGCTGATGGCGAGGGGGACTTCTATTATGGTGGGGCGGTCTTTGGGGGGCGGGTGGCCAGGGTGTACGAGTTTACCAGGGGCTGCCACATGGGCATCCTGGCGGACAAGGCCAATGGCATCATGGCAGTCTGGCAGGAGGAGAGCCACCTGAACCGCCGCTTCATCTCACACAAGCCCTCCAAAGTGCTGTCCCCCGAGTACCTCTGGGATGACAGGaagccccagcctcccagcctgaAGCTGATCCGCTTTTCTACACTGGACAAGGACACCAACTGGCTAAGAAGCTGA